ACTCCAGCAAGAAATTGCCCAGGCTCAAAACCGAGTCCAGGCTCTCCAAGGAGAAACTGGAGCATTGGCTGCTCTAAAAGATGCGCAGACCTATCAGCAACTGCTTGGTCAACTCCGGTCAATTGACGCCAATATTGCCAAAGAATCAACGCGTTTCCAAGATGATAGTTTAAACATTCAAGTATTGGAGGAAGAGCGCCAAAATTTATTACCTATTCTCGAACAAGAAGCCGAACGAGTGGGGACAACCCAACTGGCAGATGCGATGACTCAGCTGCAAATTTTACAGGCCCAGATCCCCTCCCTTAACCAAGCGGAAGCGGAAGTTGAACAATCTTTTCAGGATTTAGCTGCCCTCAATCGTCAGTATACGGATCTCCAGCGGCGACTCCAAATTGCGACCGGAGCGTTAACGCAATTTCTTACAAATCGCCAAAATCTCGAAATACAAGCAGCTCAGACAGAAATTCCCTGGCAAGTTATTGAAGCCCCCATTCGTCCTACCTCGCCCATTTCACCCAATATCCAACGTAGCTTAATTTTAGGCTTTGTCTTCAGCTCTATTCTTGGCCTGGGCGCTGCTGTACTTCTCGATAAGCTTACCGACGTTTACTACTCCACAGAGGACCTCAAAAATCAAACGAAGCTACCGTTGTTGGGGAATATTCCTTACAACGAGGAGAAGTATGAAGTCATGGAAGGTACGGAATCATTGTTGCCCCCCATGCTTCGCTTCAAACGTTGGTTTGCATCACTTGTTCCAACTCCGGTTGCAGAAACATGGCAGAAATTAGTCGGTGGTAACCGGGCCCGATCCCGTGATTACTATGGTGCATCTGGATTTTCTGAATCACTACGGGTTCTGCATACGAACCTAAAACTACTGAGTGCCGATCGCCCCTTGCGTTCCATTTTGATTACTTCAGCTTTACCAGGGGATGGTAAATCAACAATTTCACTGAACCTGAGCCCAACGGCTGCTATTCTGGGTCAAAAAACATTGCTTGTGGATGGCGACATGCGACGTCCTCAGGTTGCTCAGAGACTTGATCTACGGCAAAATGACGGCCTCAGTACCATTTTGACAAGTGATATTAGCGACGCTGAGATCAAGGACTTTTTTCAGCAACCAATTCCGTTCGTGGACTTTTCTGTGTTGACATCTGGTAACCCACCGCCTGATGCGGCAAAGTTGCTAGCTTCGCAAAAAATGAAGCACCTAGTCCAGGATTTTGAACAAATGTTTGACTTGGTTATCTATGATATGCCTCCCATATTGGGGCTCGCCGATGCCAGTCTGATTGCCTCCCATGCCGATGGTGTGATTTTAGTCGTCACTTTAAATAAAACCCCACGTTCGGCTGTTGCTGAGGCGATCGCCACCCTCAAACAAGCTAATATTCCTATTCTGGGTGTGTGTGGTGGCCAACAGCCAAGATAGAAGTACATCTACTGGTCACTCTTCATATGCCTACTATGGAGCAAAGCCAGAAGAAGTCGGCGTTCCGATGATGTAAATGGTTAAATGGTGTCAGCCCCTTGGCTATACCATCGGCATAGGTTCACGACTAATCCTGGCGCCATAGATACAGCCAAGGGAGTGCTGGCTTATTCTCTCGTCTACCCTATTTAATCTGAGATTGACCGTGAATAGGGGGCTTGTCTGGTGCGGTTAAAACTCAAGCCATACCAAGCACAGTCAGTTATAAAAATGAGGGCGCTTCGGCCACCTCCCAGGGGGCTAAACCCAAATAGCGAATACCCGCTGGGTTGACAGCAAAACGACAGGGTAAAATTTTTACACCGGCGGCGATCGCCTGACGAAAAAGTTTGCCATATTTAGGATCTTTGCTATCGCCGGGAGCAAAGCGGTTGCAGTCGGCCCGATTAATAAAATAGAGCATCACCGCCTGAGCATCGGGTAATAGATCCTTCAATTCCTGGAGGTGCTTTTGGCCCCGGGTGGTTTCAGTATCTGGGAACAGTGCCATTTCCCCTTTGGTCCAAGTGGTATTTTTCACCTCTACATAGAAAGGCGATCGCCCCGGTTTTGTCAGGAGAAAATCAATCCGGCTCTTGTTGTCTATGCCATAACGAACTTCTGGGCGCACGGTATCGTAATGATCAGCTAATTCCGGGATTTGTTTAGCCAGCAACATCGCTTTAATGACCCGGTTTGGCAGGGCTGTATTCACCCCGACCCAGGTGGGTTCTGGGGTCTGCAATTGGATCATTTCCCAGGTGTAGGCTAATTTGCGCTTCGGGTCATCGCTTTTTGAGAGCATCACGGGGGCACTCAGCTCACAGACCCCGGTCATAGGCCCCGTATTCGGACAGTGGGCCGTTACCATTTCGCCAGAATCTAGCTCAATGTCGGCAAGAAATCGTTTGTAACGTCGACGTAAAATGCCGGGAATCAGTTCAGGATAATGGTAAACCAGGGGGAAATCGGTTTCAGGCATGGCGTCGAAGAAAAAATAAGGCAGGCGATCGCCCCTAGAATTTATAATGGGCGTCTTGCCAGTCAAACACTGGGGGGATATAGTCCCGGTGTTCCCAATCGAAAATCACATCTTCAATGTGACGGTGGAGTGCTCCTTGCACAGCTGATTTTTTCAGCGCTTTCGCAATAATCACCTTTAAGGTGTCCCAATTCATTTCTGGGGCGTCAGACTCAATGAGGTAAGAATCCCGCAGGAGTTTTTCGAGGTCCCGCAGGGAAGCCTCGGCCATTTCATATTGGGCATACTTCGGCGGTGGCAAAGGACTAGAAGAGCGAATTGGGTCCCGCTGTACAGCGGCGATCGCATGACGTACAGCCGTATTAACGTCCGCTTTTAGATCTGCCATGCCCTTTTCTTCTTGCTTTTCTTTACCCCGTTGACTAGACGCATAGAGGGGAGGCAAACGGTTTAAGGCATATGTTGCCACTTCAACTGTGTCAATATATTCCAGCAATGATTGGGGCAGGCGCTTAAGCTGTCGATGAATCTCTTTATGCACCAAGCTCTCCATCACATTTTGGTAAGCATGAGAATTATGTTGTTCAGGAGAGGGCACAGCAGCTTGACTCATAATTATGAACCCCGGAAAGCGAAGAAATATTTTAGGCGCAGACCTTCTGTTTCGAGAAAAACAAAGGTAGGAAAAGCTTTTTAAGTGCTTTTTTCTTAAGATACCCTCTCCATCCTACAATGCTCACTGGGGGAGACTAGGGTTTGATGAACAATTATTGCGTTTGGGTACTATGCGCATCAAGTCCGGTGGGCAAAGACCGCATAGAACGGATCTCGGGTTCCAATCCCAAATATTTGCAACAGGTGCGGCTGGGTTGAGCGTTGGGCAATGACCTCTGGGGGAGCAAAACCCGGGGTCTGCTGGAAGTAACGTTTGACCAGTTGCAGATGCTCGTCATCAGAGCTATCCCGCCAAAAGGCGATCGCCTTTTGGTAGAACATCCGATTCGAGAAACTCACCACACAGACACCACCTGGGGCCAACACCCGTTGAATTTCGGCAAAAACCGCTTCTGGATATTGTAAATATTGCACCGACACAGCAATCAACACGGCATCGAAACTTTGATCAGCAAGGGGAAGCTGGGGTGCAACATTGAGATTTTGGACAAAATAGCGGTCAAGACGCGGGTTTTTCGCCAGTTCCGCTGCGTTCATCCCGTGGCCTACCACTTCCTGAAAACGATAATCTGGCAAATGGGAGACCCAGCTCCCCATTAAATCCAGGACACGATTACCCGGCCCGAGGAGTTTTTCGTAGAGTCCGGTGAGTTGGGCGATGAATCCATCATCCACATGGGTGACGAAACGGGGATAGTCATAAAAAAGCTGGTCATCGCTGGGATCGAGCTTTTGGCGTTGGTCAAGGGACAGAATCATTGAAAGTGCAAGGCAAAGAATACGTTAAATTAGTGATTATGTGGGGAATTCCCCTGCTAATCTGCCCCCATCAGGCACAGATGTAATGGATATTTCTAAGGTAACGATTTCTTGTGGAAAAAACGACTGCCCTGGGGTAGCTTCGTTGGCTCAATCCCACTGTCCCCTCTGTCAAACACCGGTGATCAAGCGTTATCTCCGGCTTGTTGGAGCCCCCCATTTACAGCTCACTCCCCGGACATTCGTGGGGGAAGGCGATCGCTATTGGGTTACAGACACGCCGGATATCGTCCTCGATACTAAACCACGGCTTTTACCTGTGCTCACCGAGACCTTTCCGGCGGCCATTGAAAGCTATTTGCGTCTGTCCCCACACCTCCTCCACATTCCCGAAGTTTTTGGCTTACTCACTCCCCAAGAGGGCTGGCTACTCGAATATCCCTCGGTACCATTGGGGCAAGATGGCCTCCCCCAATTTCCGCAGCTGTTTTCTGCTCTCACGGAAGCTTGGGCCACGGCGACACCGCTACAACACTTGAATTGGTTGATGCAAATCGCCGGGTTACTGCCAGATTTTCTGGAGCAGGGCGTCGTTCCCACTGCCTATTATTTGGAAGACTGGGCGATCCATGGGGGGATTGTGCAGGTCCAAAAGTTGCGTTTTGAACCGAATCAGCCCCTTAATTTGCAGCGCCTCGGCAAGGTCTGGGAAGATCTGCTCAATCAGGTGGATCCTGTGATTCAACCTTTTTGTACTCGTCTTCAACAGGGGTTACTCCAGGGGCACATTCAACAGCCTCAACAGCTCTATGAGATTCTACACCAGGGCGCTTTAGAGCTTGGGCGATCGCAATATGACTACCACTACCGGGTCTATACCCAGACAGATGCGGGGCCAAGCCGTGACCACAATGAGGATGCCTGTTTTCCTCCCCCCGGAAAGCTCTACCCAGAGGAACCTTTAGCCATTGTTTGTGATGGTATTGGCGGCCATGAGCAGGGGGAAGTGGCTTCGGCGATCGCCATTGAGCAGTTACAGAAACAATTGATTATTCTCGCGGCCAATCCCCCCAGAAATCGAGCTCTCATCCAAGAAAAAATTGCCGAAGCGGTCCTGGGAGCTAACGATGTTATTTGCGAGCAAAATGACCAGGAGCGTCGCCAAGACCGCAACCGGATGGGCACGACCCTTGTAATGGGTTGGATCCACGGCCCGGAACTCTATCTGGCCCATGTGGGCGACTCCCGAATTTATCGCATTACCGCTACTAGTTGCCATCAAATGACCTACGACGATGATCTCGGCTCCCGGGAAGTGCGCTTGGGTTATGCCCTCTACAAAGATGCCCTTTCCTACCCGGGGGCCGGGGCTCTGGTACAGGCCTTGGGAATGAGCCCTTCCCATTCGATCCATCCGACGGTAACAACTTCTATCCTTGACCAAGATGCGATCTATCTGCTCTGCTCCGATGGGTTGAGCGATGAGGGTCAAGTAGAAGCCCATTGGCAAACGGAAATTGCCCCTCTTCTACAGGGAGCAAAAGATCTAACCCAGGTGGGTGAGCGATTGATTGAAATCGCCAATACGAAAAACGGCCATGACAACAGTACCATTGCTTTGCTTGATGTGAGGGTACAAAATCACCCCCAGGATCTGGCGATCGCCTTCCCGAAATTGACCCAACTACAACCGACCCTCGTCCAGGCCAAATCCACTGCACCGCCCGCCAAAACCCAAATGCCCAGGTTACGGGGCCAGGCCCCGGCAAGTAGGACCTCTAATCGCTTGCTGCTCATGGCCATTGGCGCTTTTTGTTTATTGGGCATTAGTGGTCTTCTGTGGCAACAATGGCGACGGTCCTCCACCAGGGAGGCGACCCCGCCAGCGACCCCACCCTTGATTAATCCAGTCCCGATTACTGATGCCCCCGAACCCTCCTCCCCGGTCACGCTACCCGGCGGCGAACTAGAAACTGAACCCATTGCCCTCACTAAAAATCAAATCTTGCAGCTCCAAGATGAAGCGAACTTGACCGCCGCGACCATCCCAGGCGCAACCGTACCCGATACGCTTGTGATTCCAGGGGGGAGTATCCTCCGGGTTGAGGAAATTACCGCTGACTTCCAAGTGATGCTCAAGTTATGCCGCAGTAGTGCGCAAACTATTCCCGCCAATTCTCAACCCTTGACAGAAGGCAACAATGGTTGGGTTGCCCTCACTGACTTGGAGGGGCAACTGGTTGAAGATTTTGTTGTGCCGGCGGTGAATCCCTGTGGGCCAGAGGTGGAATAGTTAAGATTCAGGGGGAAAAGTTCCCAGGGACGATAGTCGGTCAGCACTGCCATTGCATAATAGGATGGAACCTAGAGGCGATCGCCTAACTATATTTTTGGCTAGAAAGATCCGTTGCTAATCCTCACCTCTGTGTCATATTTCCCCTTGTCCCAAGCGCCATGGCCGAATCTCCTTCCTATTCTCGAAGTGATGACAGTTCTCCCGTTTTTCTCCGGGCTTTACCATTTTTTCAAGGGGTGCCAGAAATTAGTCTCCAGAAAGCCATTGGCCACCTTGTGACACGACCCTATCCGGCCCATCAAACTATTCTTCTCGAAAAAGATTGGGGCGGATCGGTCTATTTCATTCAAACTGGCTGGGTAAAAATCCGCACCTACAACCTAGATGGCAAAGAAATTACCCTCAATATCCTTGGCCCTGGTGAACTCTTCGGTGAAATGGCGGCTCTCGATGAAGCGACTCGCTCTACGGATGTGATTACCTTGACCCCGACTCTCATCAGTAGTGTCCCCGCCGCTGATTTTGTGGAGCTCGTGCATACAGAGCCTTTGGTGGGGGTGCGCTTGGCACAATTAATGGCTAAACGCCTACGACAGATCAATCGTCGTCTCCAGGTTAGGGAAACAAATAGCGTTGCCCGAGTTGCTGACACCCTGGTCTTTTTGGCAGAAGGTCAGGGGATCAGCAGTGACCAAAGTGGTATGCAAATTCCCAGTTTACCCCACCGAGAATTAAGTAGCCTCAGTGGTTTGGCCCGGGAAACAGTAACGCGGGTTTTGACTAAGCTAGAGAAGAAGGGTTTAATTAGGCGCACTCCTGATGCCATATTTATTCCAAATATGAGCGCCCTCGATGACATCATCCATTAGGCGATCGCTGTGACTGAGCATTTTTCTGATCCGACCAATTCTCCTGAGGAAGTAAACTGGGTAGACTTAGACACACCTCCTGCCGCCGTCACCCCAGCAACTGTCTTATCCCCAGTCGACGAACCCGAAATCATTGCGCCGCCATCGCCTACCTCCCCCACCAAGCACCGCAAAACCTTGGTAGTTGTAGAAACAGCTTTTTTGGCGAGCACGGCTAGCCTTATTTGGCTGATTAATTACTATTTTCCCATTGGCCCTCTCCTGCGCCTTTTCTTTCCCTTGCCGATCGCCTTAGTATATCTGCGTTGGGGTTCCCGGGCTGCTTGGATGTCCACATTGGTCTCAGGGCTACTGCTTTCTATTCTCATGGGGCCAACCCGTAGCATTATTTACACGATTCCCTATGGCTTAATCGGTGTGCAGCTCGGCTGGCTATGGCGTCGGCAAGGATCTTGGTATTGGTCGATTGCCCTAGGCACAATTTTGGGAACCCTGGGTTTTTTCTTTCGGGTCTGGCTGCTGTCGCTGTTGCTCGGGGAAGATCTCTGGATCTATGTCATTTCCCAAATTTCCCAGATGGCCGATTGGTTATTTTTGCGCTTGGGCCTATTGACTTCGCCCAGTTTATTCGTCATTCAGCTTTTGGCCCTAGTCATGCTGATTATTAACAGTATGCTATACCTATTCGTGGTGCATCTGGTGGCGTTGTTGATGTTAGACCGCCTGGGTAATCCGATTCCCCGTCCCCCCCATTGGGTGCAGGTTTTGATCGAATACGAAGATTAAAGAAAAGATTCAACAAGGAAACCCCTATGGCAGCGCAGCTTTATCAGCAAATCCGTGAATTTTATGATGCCTCAAGTCCTCTATGGGAATCAATTTGGGGAGAACATATGCACCATGGTTTCTATGGCTTTGGTGGCACAGAGCGGCTCAATCGGCGCCAGGCACAAATTGAATTGATCGAGGAATTTTTGGCTTGGGGTAAAGTTGAGCAAATTGAACGTTTTGTCGATGTAGGTTGCGGTATTGGGGGTAGTACTCTCTATCTCGCAGAAAAGTTTAATGCAGAAGGCGTTGGGATCACCCTCTCGCCAGTACAGGCAAACCGGGCCACAGAGCGGGCAGCGGCGCACAATCTAACAGAACAAACAGAATTTAAAGTCGCTGATGCTCTAAACATGCCCTTTCGAGATGGAGAATTTGATCTGGTATGGACCCTCGAAAGTGGTGAACATATGCCCAATAAGCGGCAATTTCTCCAGGAATGCACACGGGTGCTCAAGCCGGGCGGCAAACTACTAATGGCCACCTGGTGTCATCGCCCAACAGATTCGGTGGCGGGGAGTCTCACCCCTGCCGAACAAAAGCATTTAGAGGAGATCTATCGGGTGTATTGTTTGCCCTATGTGATCTCGTTACCTGACTATCAGGCGATCGCCGCCGAATGTGGTTTAGTAAGCATTGAGACCGCCGATTGGTCTACTGCCGTTGCCCCCTTTTGGGATCAGGTGATTGATTCTGCCATTTCTCCCGATGCTGTGATTGGCGTAGTCAAAGCAGGCTGGCAAACGATTCAAGGGGCATTAGCTTTGGATTTAATGAAAAGCGGTTTTCGACGGGGTTTAATTCGCTATGGTTTACTGCAGGCCACGAAACCTCAGTAACTATTCTTTCGCAAATTTCCCTAGGAACCAATTTCGGGCGATCGCCGCCAAGGCACTTCCCACCAGAAAAAGAACAATGCCAGGAGACCTGCCAATAACTGTAGGCCGCCAAAAATTCCCAAGGCCCAATCAAAGCCCCAGTTTAGTAATTCTCCGAAAATTAGACTCCCAACACCAAACCCCGTAAAGAGCGTGAACACCTTCAAACCCATCGTTTGGCCGAGGTTATCATCATCGCCTAAATCCGTGACAATACCCACAAAGAGCGGCTGCGTCAAATCATAGCCAATGGACAAAACAATGACCGCCACCGTCGTCATCCAGGGGGTAATTGGCAAAATCATCACCAAACCCGACAACGCCGCCATCACCAGGCCCGCTGGGACCAACCACCGCCGCCCCCAACGGTCTACTGCTTTTCCAATCCAAGCACTCAGCAATAAACCAGGGATGCCGTAACCAAGGATCGTCAGACCAATATTTAACGGACTCATCGCGAACCGTTGGGACAAATATAGACCGAGCCACGTAAAAACCCCCGCATGGTAAATCCCATTCCACAGAACATAGGCGTAGGTGCGCTGACCCCGAAAACTCCGTAACACCTGCCAGTAGCCCCGAAAAACCTGCTGCAGGGAAGGAAGTTTTTTCTGGGGTGCTTCATCAAACAAAGCACCATAGGGTTGCAACCGCCACAGTACCAACGCTGCGGCGATCGCCGTCCCGATAAACAAAGTCCGCCAACCGATAAAGGGTTCTAAAATTGCTCCCCCAGCGGAACCTGCCGCCATGCCCCCTTCCATTGCTGCGAAAATGAGGCCCAACATTGCCCCCCGTCGCTCAAAGGGAAACAAATCACCAATCAACGCAAAGGTCATCGGAATAATGCCGCTCGCGCCAATCCCCGTCAGTAAACGCCAGGTCGCCAATTGGGAAACATTTTGGGAGGTCGCCGTTAATCCCGTGAAAATGACAAAAATTACCAATGCGACTTGAATAATCGCCCAGCGTCCGAAACGATCCGAGAGAATACCGTAGAAAAGGGCAGTGAGGGCGTAGGACAGCATATAAATGGGCACAATAAAGCCAATTTCCTGCACAGAAGACCCAAAAATTTCTGCTAATCGGGGAATCAAAGGGGCAATCATATAGCCCTGTAAAAAAATCAAACCCGCTGCTACTGCTAATAGATAAAATAGGTTGCCATGATTTTTCAGCCGTAATCCTTGGTCTGCTGGCTCTGTGTGGCGTTGAAAGTCTGACGCTTGCTTCATGGCACATAAAAAGTGAAGATTTCCTAACAATATCCTAGGGGATATTTTTGTGAGGAACAATCTCGCCGCTTACAACCGAGAAAGTGGAACGC
The nucleotide sequence above comes from [Synechococcus] sp. NIES-970. Encoded proteins:
- a CDS encoding putative protein involved in exopolysaccharide biosynthesis, with translation MDKNTTNNTIAQYRNNGTPISMSAPVAPSLQLVEEEDFDLGQFLSVVRRRVWLILGVTTVSMGLITVNTLSQERVYASRFRLLVESVNSNNDISSLSNLAQGLQQNLGVRAGGLDYETQIQVLRSPELLQKVIQPLQEQYPDLDYESLFGNLSITQPGDTKILEVSYQSADPDQIEAVLEQLASVYLEYSLAERQTNFRQGLQFIDRQLPSLQQQVDDLQGELQNFRQEYNFIDPEAQADQLAETAATIEQRRLQLQQEIAQAQNRVQALQGETGALAALKDAQTYQQLLGQLRSIDANIAKESTRFQDDSLNIQVLEEERQNLLPILEQEAERVGTTQLADAMTQLQILQAQIPSLNQAEAEVEQSFQDLAALNRQYTDLQRRLQIATGALTQFLTNRQNLEIQAAQTEIPWQVIEAPIRPTSPISPNIQRSLILGFVFSSILGLGAAVLLDKLTDVYYSTEDLKNQTKLPLLGNIPYNEEKYEVMEGTESLLPPMLRFKRWFASLVPTPVAETWQKLVGGNRARSRDYYGASGFSESLRVLHTNLKLLSADRPLRSILITSALPGDGKSTISLNLSPTAAILGQKTLLVDGDMRRPQVAQRLDLRQNDGLSTILTSDISDAEIKDFFQQPIPFVDFSVLTSGNPPPDAAKLLASQKMKHLVQDFEQMFDLVIYDMPPILGLADASLIASHADGVILVVTLNKTPRSAVAEAIATLKQANIPILGVCGGQQPR
- the sfsA gene encoding sugar fermentation stimulation protein, whose product is MPETDFPLVYHYPELIPGILRRRYKRFLADIELDSGEMVTAHCPNTGPMTGVCELSAPVMLSKSDDPKRKLAYTWEMIQLQTPEPTWVGVNTALPNRVIKAMLLAKQIPELADHYDTVRPEVRYGIDNKSRIDFLLTKPGRSPFYVEVKNTTWTKGEMALFPDTETTRGQKHLQELKDLLPDAQAVMLYFINRADCNRFAPGDSKDPKYGKLFRQAIAAGVKILPCRFAVNPAGIRYLGLAPWEVAEAPSFL
- a CDS encoding hypothetical protein (conserved hypothetical protein) translates to MSQAAVPSPEQHNSHAYQNVMESLVHKEIHRQLKRLPQSLLEYIDTVEVATYALNRLPPLYASSQRGKEKQEEKGMADLKADVNTAVRHAIAAVQRDPIRSSSPLPPPKYAQYEMAEASLRDLEKLLRDSYLIESDAPEMNWDTLKVIIAKALKKSAVQGALHRHIEDVIFDWEHRDYIPPVFDWQDAHYKF
- a CDS encoding hypothetical protein (conserved hypothetical protein), which translates into the protein MILSLDQRQKLDPSDDQLFYDYPRFVTHVDDGFIAQLTGLYEKLLGPGNRVLDLMGSWVSHLPDYRFQEVVGHGMNAAELAKNPRLDRYFVQNLNVAPQLPLADQSFDAVLIAVSVQYLQYPEAVFAEIQRVLAPGGVCVVSFSNRMFYQKAIAFWRDSSDDEHLQLVKRYFQQTPGFAPPEVIAQRSTQPHLLQIFGIGTRDPFYAVFAHRT
- a CDS encoding protein phosphatase 2C domain protein translates to MDISKVTISCGKNDCPGVASLAQSHCPLCQTPVIKRYLRLVGAPHLQLTPRTFVGEGDRYWVTDTPDIVLDTKPRLLPVLTETFPAAIESYLRLSPHLLHIPEVFGLLTPQEGWLLEYPSVPLGQDGLPQFPQLFSALTEAWATATPLQHLNWLMQIAGLLPDFLEQGVVPTAYYLEDWAIHGGIVQVQKLRFEPNQPLNLQRLGKVWEDLLNQVDPVIQPFCTRLQQGLLQGHIQQPQQLYEILHQGALELGRSQYDYHYRVYTQTDAGPSRDHNEDACFPPPGKLYPEEPLAIVCDGIGGHEQGEVASAIAIEQLQKQLIILAANPPRNRALIQEKIAEAVLGANDVICEQNDQERRQDRNRMGTTLVMGWIHGPELYLAHVGDSRIYRITATSCHQMTYDDDLGSREVRLGYALYKDALSYPGAGALVQALGMSPSHSIHPTVTTSILDQDAIYLLCSDGLSDEGQVEAHWQTEIAPLLQGAKDLTQVGERLIEIANTKNGHDNSTIALLDVRVQNHPQDLAIAFPKLTQLQPTLVQAKSTAPPAKTQMPRLRGQAPASRTSNRLLLMAIGAFCLLGISGLLWQQWRRSSTREATPPATPPLINPVPITDAPEPSSPVTLPGGELETEPIALTKNQILQLQDEANLTAATIPGATVPDTLVIPGGSILRVEEITADFQVMLKLCRSSAQTIPANSQPLTEGNNGWVALTDLEGQLVEDFVVPAVNPCGPEVE
- a CDS encoding transcriptional regulator, with the protein product MAESPSYSRSDDSSPVFLRALPFFQGVPEISLQKAIGHLVTRPYPAHQTILLEKDWGGSVYFIQTGWVKIRTYNLDGKEITLNILGPGELFGEMAALDEATRSTDVITLTPTLISSVPAADFVELVHTEPLVGVRLAQLMAKRLRQINRRLQVRETNSVARVADTLVFLAEGQGISSDQSGMQIPSLPHRELSSLSGLARETVTRVLTKLEKKGLIRRTPDAIFIPNMSALDDIIH
- a CDS encoding hypothetical protein (conserved hypothetical membrane protein), which translates into the protein MTEHFSDPTNSPEEVNWVDLDTPPAAVTPATVLSPVDEPEIIAPPSPTSPTKHRKTLVVVETAFLASTASLIWLINYYFPIGPLLRLFFPLPIALVYLRWGSRAAWMSTLVSGLLLSILMGPTRSIIYTIPYGLIGVQLGWLWRRQGSWYWSIALGTILGTLGFFFRVWLLSLLLGEDLWIYVISQISQMADWLFLRLGLLTSPSLFVIQLLALVMLIINSMLYLFVVHLVALLMLDRLGNPIPRPPHWVQVLIEYED
- a CDS encoding putative gamma-tocopherol methyltransferase — translated: MAAQLYQQIREFYDASSPLWESIWGEHMHHGFYGFGGTERLNRRQAQIELIEEFLAWGKVEQIERFVDVGCGIGGSTLYLAEKFNAEGVGITLSPVQANRATERAAAHNLTEQTEFKVADALNMPFRDGEFDLVWTLESGEHMPNKRQFLQECTRVLKPGGKLLMATWCHRPTDSVAGSLTPAEQKHLEEIYRVYCLPYVISLPDYQAIAAECGLVSIETADWSTAVAPFWDQVIDSAISPDAVIGVVKAGWQTIQGALALDLMKSGFRRGLIRYGLLQATKPQ
- a CDS encoding transporter, major facilitator family subfamily produces the protein MKQASDFQRHTEPADQGLRLKNHGNLFYLLAVAAGLIFLQGYMIAPLIPRLAEIFGSSVQEIGFIVPIYMLSYALTALFYGILSDRFGRWAIIQVALVIFVIFTGLTATSQNVSQLATWRLLTGIGASGIIPMTFALIGDLFPFERRGAMLGLIFAAMEGGMAAGSAGGAILEPFIGWRTLFIGTAIAAALVLWRLQPYGALFDEAPQKKLPSLQQVFRGYWQVLRSFRGQRTYAYVLWNGIYHAGVFTWLGLYLSQRFAMSPLNIGLTILGYGIPGLLLSAWIGKAVDRWGRRWLVPAGLVMAALSGLVMILPITPWMTTVAVIVLSIGYDLTQPLFVGIVTDLGDDDNLGQTMGLKVFTLFTGFGVGSLIFGELLNWGFDWALGIFGGLQLLAGLLALFFFWWEVPWRRSPEIGS